A genomic stretch from Acidobacteriota bacterium includes:
- the hemC gene encoding hydroxymethylbilane synthase, with translation MLIRIGTRGSALARTQTASMASRIEALGHQTEIVIIRTQGDKDQVRPFAEVGAPGLFVREIETALLEERVDLAVHSFKDLPTQSPPELSIVAMPERVDPADLLLVPADALETEAGALPLREGATVGTASLRRQKLLAALRPDLQVQSLRGNVPTRVQRLKEGAYDAILLAAAGLDRLRAAGESSLDLSGVELVRLDPALFVPAPSQGALALQARATDRDVQAAVQPLHQADAARAVLAERELQRLVEGGCQLPFGAWCQTLPGGKLRLHAVIDRGAGLRRAEAEGSDPLSLARRVFDELE, from the coding sequence ATGCTGATTCGCATCGGCACCCGTGGCTCGGCCCTGGCCCGGACCCAGACCGCCTCCATGGCCAGCCGGATCGAGGCCCTCGGCCACCAGACCGAGATCGTGATCATCCGCACCCAGGGCGACAAGGACCAGGTACGCCCCTTCGCCGAGGTGGGTGCTCCCGGCCTCTTCGTCCGCGAGATCGAGACCGCCCTGCTCGAAGAACGCGTCGACCTGGCCGTGCACTCTTTCAAGGACCTGCCGACCCAGAGCCCCCCCGAACTGAGCATCGTCGCCATGCCCGAGCGGGTCGACCCCGCCGACCTGCTCCTGGTTCCCGCGGACGCACTCGAGACGGAGGCGGGGGCCCTCCCCCTGCGCGAAGGCGCAACGGTGGGCACGGCATCCCTGCGCCGGCAGAAACTCCTCGCCGCACTGCGCCCCGACCTGCAGGTCCAGTCCCTCCGCGGCAACGTACCGACGCGGGTGCAGCGGCTGAAGGAAGGTGCCTACGACGCCATCCTGCTCGCCGCAGCGGGGCTCGACCGCCTCCGCGCCGCCGGCGAGTCCAGCCTGGACCTCAGCGGTGTGGAGCTGGTGCGTCTCGACCCCGCGCTCTTCGTTCCCGCCCCCTCCCAGGGCGCGCTGGCCCTCCAGGCCCGCGCCACCGACCGCGACGTGCAGGCAGCCGTCCAGCCCCTGCACCAGGCGGACGCGGCGCGGGCCGTACTCGCCGAGCGGGAACTCCAGCGCCTGGTGGAAGGCGGTTGCCAGCTCCCCTTCGGTGCCTGGTGCCAGACCCTGCCCGGCGGGAAGTTGCGGCTGCATGCGGTGATCGATCGGGGAGCGGGCTTGCGCCGGGCGGAGGCCGAGGGAAGCGACCCTCTCTCCCTGGCCCGGCGGGTCTTCGACGAGTTGGAGTAG